A window from Malacoplasma iowae encodes these proteins:
- a CDS encoding TlyA family RNA methyltransferase: MEKTRLDVYLVNNKKVESRNLATKLIEDGKIMVNSIIITKNNYGVNYTDKVEILENERYVSRGAYKLLKGIHEFKPELKDKIGLDIGSSTGGFTQVLLDHDVRKVYCVDVGTDQLHEKIKNNKKVVVYEQTNFKDVVPTYFYEPIEFICCDVSFISIKQILKKIIELNFHNIEAIFLLKPQFEVGKEIIDKTGGVVKDHKLHEKVINDFKEFCKLNNIEFLNICESPITGAKLNNIEFLTHIFIK; the protein is encoded by the coding sequence ATGGAAAAAACAAGATTAGATGTTTATTTGGTTAATAACAAAAAAGTTGAATCAAGAAATTTGGCAACAAAATTAATAGAAGATGGAAAGATTATGGTTAATTCAATTATTATTACAAAAAATAATTATGGTGTTAATTATACTGATAAAGTTGAAATTCTTGAAAATGAAAGGTATGTTTCAAGAGGTGCTTATAAATTATTAAAAGGGATACATGAATTTAAACCAGAACTTAAAGATAAAATAGGATTAGATATTGGATCATCAACTGGTGGCTTTACTCAAGTATTGCTTGATCATGATGTGAGAAAAGTTTATTGTGTTGATGTTGGAACAGATCAACTCCATGAAAAAATAAAAAATAATAAAAAAGTTGTTGTCTATGAACAAACCAATTTTAAAGATGTTGTACCAACTTATTTTTATGAACCTATTGAATTTATATGTTGTGATGTTTCATTTATATCAATTAAACAAATATTAAAAAAAATAATTGAATTAAACTTTCATAACATTGAAGCTATTTTTTTGTTAAAACCTCAATTTGAAGTTGGAAAAGAAATAATTGATAAAACAGGTGGTGTGGTTAAAGATCATAAATTACATGAAAAAGTTATAAATGACTTTAAAGAATTTTGTAAATTAAATAATATTGAATTTTTAAATATATGCGA